A region of Salinibacter sp. 10B DNA encodes the following proteins:
- a CDS encoding PAAR domain-containing protein, protein MPAAARQGDPTAHGGTIAVGDPTVLINGLPAARQGDMHVCPMCNPGPTPHVDGPISMGAPTVLINGMPAARMGDVCTCSGPPDTIVGGEPTVMINS, encoded by the coding sequence ATGCCGGCAGCAGCGCGACAGGGAGACCCGACGGCCCACGGCGGGACGATCGCCGTGGGAGATCCGACAGTGTTAATCAACGGCCTGCCCGCCGCCCGCCAGGGCGACATGCACGTGTGCCCGATGTGCAACCCGGGCCCGACCCCACACGTGGACGGCCCGATTTCGATGGGGGCGCCCACGGTTCTGATCAACGGAATGCCGGCGGCCCGGATGGGCGACGTGTGCACGTGCAGCGGCCCGCCGGACACGATCGTGGGCGGAGAGCCGACGGTGATGATCAACAGCG